From Syntrophales bacterium, one genomic window encodes:
- a CDS encoding phenylacetate--CoA ligase family protein, with translation MISEQKYWNPFLETLSREKIRKLQLEKFKKIFSWAYERSKFHRGLYEKAGIKPEDIRSFEDIRRIPTVEKSLMRGIQRKPPFPYGDALCVPLEDVAEFRQTSGTTGQPVYQPDTWQDWEWWAESWAYILWAQGYRPRDRVFLPFGYNVFVAFWAGHYAVEKIGAEIVPGGVLDTQARILKIQELECTAMMATPTYVLGMADTARKMGIDPRSLSIRRITCAGEPGASIPATKKRMEDAWNAKVFDHAGATEIGAWSYECQEQTGGLHVNEALFLVEIQDVDTGEYIEEPGRRGKMIITALDRQAQPCVRFDSKDLIEWAPDPCSCGRTFRMIKGGVVGRSDDITKVKGVLLSPSAIEEVVRGMDGLADEFEVIVDKVGDIDRITLKIEIVKGREDERKRIETNLKDQLRLNTNLGYNLEFHDYGTLPRYDVKAKRFKDLREKH, from the coding sequence TTGATTTCTGAACAAAAATACTGGAATCCCTTTCTCGAAACGCTGTCCCGTGAAAAGATTCGCAAACTCCAGCTCGAAAAATTCAAAAAGATTTTCAGCTGGGCATATGAGCGCTCAAAATTTCACCGCGGACTCTACGAAAAGGCGGGAATCAAACCTGAAGACATCCGCTCCTTCGAAGATATCCGGCGGATCCCGACTGTGGAAAAATCGCTGATGCGGGGCATTCAGCGCAAGCCCCCCTTCCCCTATGGCGATGCGCTGTGCGTGCCCCTTGAAGACGTGGCGGAATTCCGGCAAACCAGCGGCACCACCGGCCAGCCCGTTTATCAACCCGACACCTGGCAGGACTGGGAGTGGTGGGCCGAAAGCTGGGCATACATCCTCTGGGCGCAGGGCTATCGTCCCCGCGACCGGGTTTTCCTGCCTTTCGGATACAATGTCTTTGTCGCCTTCTGGGCAGGCCATTACGCGGTGGAAAAAATCGGCGCCGAGATAGTCCCCGGCGGGGTTCTGGACACCCAGGCAAGAATCCTGAAGATTCAGGAACTTGAGTGTACCGCCATGATGGCGACGCCCACCTATGTCCTCGGGATGGCCGATACGGCAAGGAAAATGGGCATAGATCCGCGCTCGCTTTCCATCCGCCGGATCACCTGCGCCGGAGAACCAGGCGCCAGCATTCCCGCGACCAAAAAACGGATGGAAGATGCCTGGAACGCCAAGGTTTTTGACCACGCCGGCGCTACCGAGATCGGCGCATGGAGCTATGAATGCCAGGAGCAAACCGGCGGTCTGCATGTGAACGAGGCCCTTTTCCTTGTGGAGATTCAGGATGTGGATACAGGGGAGTATATCGAAGAGCCGGGGCGCCGAGGCAAAATGATCATCACCGCCCTCGACCGGCAGGCCCAGCCCTGCGTCCGCTTCGACTCCAAAGACCTCATCGAATGGGCGCCTGACCCCTGCTCATGCGGAAGAACCTTCCGGATGATCAAGGGCGGGGTTGTCGGCAGGTCGGACGACATTACCAAGGTAAAGGGGGTGCTGCTGTCTCCTTCGGCGATTGAGGAGGTTGTCAGAGGGATGGATGGCCTGGCCGATGAGTTCGAGGTAATCGTTGACAAGGTAGGCGACATTGACCGCATCACCCTCAAAATCGAGATAGTTAAAGGACGGGAGGACGAACGTAAGCGCATCGAAACCAATCTGAAGGATCAGTTGCGGCTTAATACCAACCTCGGCTATAATCTCGAGTTTCACGACTACGGCACTCTGCCCAGATATGACGTAAAGGCAAAAAGATTCAAGGATTTGCGAGAAAAGCATTGA
- a CDS encoding TRAP transporter large permease — translation MSDVTIGIMGLSIVLVLFLTGIELAFAMALVGFIGFSYLVSFSAGMNLLAKDFFDAFTSYGFTVIPLFVLMGQIAFNAGIAKRLFDAAYKFIGHIPGGLAMATVAGATVFKAICGSSPATAATFASVAVPEMDRYNYDKSLSTGTVATVGTLGILLPPSVTLIVFGIITEQSIGKLFLAGLVPGLMIAFFFILTIYFWCRINPKLGPKGERSTWKVRIASLPEVLWVVGVFILIIGGLMYGFFTPTEAGSIGTFAVLLLSVIKRDINFKGYIKSVVESLRTASMVLMLIAGSAVLGHFLTRTKIPMLAADWIISLPLTPDVIMVIIAIVYLIGGSFIDDLAFMILATPIFYPAIIKLGYDPLWFGMIIAITVMIGVVIPPVAINVFVVRAVTKQPFSVIYRGVYPFLISLVGAALLLFIFPQIATYLPSVLMK, via the coding sequence ATGAGTGACGTTACGATTGGAATCATGGGACTTTCTATCGTCCTTGTCCTTTTTTTGACCGGCATCGAACTGGCCTTTGCGATGGCGTTGGTCGGATTTATAGGGTTCAGCTATCTTGTTTCGTTTAGCGCCGGTATGAACCTCCTGGCCAAGGACTTTTTTGACGCCTTCACCTCCTATGGCTTCACCGTCATTCCACTCTTTGTGCTGATGGGGCAGATCGCCTTCAATGCCGGCATCGCCAAAAGACTCTTTGACGCCGCCTACAAATTTATCGGGCACATCCCTGGCGGTCTGGCCATGGCGACCGTTGCCGGAGCTACTGTATTTAAAGCCATCTGCGGGTCTTCACCGGCCACCGCAGCGACCTTTGCCAGCGTAGCCGTTCCCGAGATGGATCGCTACAACTACGACAAGAGCCTCTCCACCGGAACCGTGGCAACCGTCGGCACGCTCGGTATTCTCCTGCCGCCCAGCGTGACCTTGATCGTCTTCGGCATCATCACGGAGCAGTCCATCGGCAAACTTTTTCTCGCCGGCCTTGTCCCGGGATTGATGATCGCTTTTTTCTTCATCCTTACCATCTATTTCTGGTGCAGGATCAATCCAAAACTTGGGCCTAAAGGCGAGCGATCGACATGGAAGGTCCGGATTGCCTCGCTGCCCGAGGTGCTGTGGGTTGTTGGCGTATTTATTCTAATCATCGGCGGCTTGATGTACGGCTTCTTCACCCCCACCGAAGCGGGAAGCATCGGCACCTTTGCCGTCCTGCTTTTATCCGTTATCAAAAGGGATATCAATTTCAAAGGATACATCAAATCGGTTGTGGAATCCCTGCGCACGGCCAGCATGGTGCTCATGCTGATTGCCGGCTCCGCGGTGCTGGGCCATTTTCTCACGAGAACCAAGATCCCGATGCTGGCGGCGGACTGGATTATCTCCCTTCCCCTAACGCCCGATGTGATCATGGTCATCATCGCCATCGTTTACCTGATCGGCGGCTCTTTCATTGATGATCTGGCCTTCATGATCCTGGCGACCCCTATCTTCTATCCAGCCATAATCAAATTGGGCTACGATCCCCTCTGGTTCGGCATGATCATAGCGATTACCGTCATGATCGGGGTAGTCATTCCCCCCGTGGCGATCAACGTCTTCGTGGTCAGGGCAGTCACGAAACAGCCATTCAGCGTTATTTACAGAGGGGTCTATCCCTTTCTCATAAGTCTGGTAGGCGCGGCGTTACTGTTGTTTATATTCCCGCAGATTGCCACTTATCTTCCTTCAGTTTTGATGAAATAG
- a CDS encoding TRAP transporter small permease — translation MQSIINKVQGLGKFLDIFAGIAITFIMFLTVLDVILRSFRKPIVGTYELVAFAGAIVIGFAVPLTTLLKGHVLVDFFVIKFPKAVRNTVNIITRLLGIWLFSILGWNLIKMGMDFYRSGEVSLTLQLPFYPVAFGLGFCAFVQCLVLIAQIFQVTGGAYE, via the coding sequence ATGCAGTCAATAATCAACAAAGTGCAAGGGCTGGGAAAGTTCCTTGATATCTTTGCCGGCATTGCCATTACCTTTATCATGTTTCTGACAGTATTAGATGTCATTCTGAGGTCATTTCGCAAGCCGATTGTCGGCACTTATGAGCTGGTCGCGTTTGCCGGGGCCATCGTGATCGGGTTTGCCGTTCCTCTTACCACCCTGCTCAAGGGGCATGTGCTTGTGGACTTTTTTGTCATAAAGTTTCCCAAAGCCGTGCGGAATACAGTAAACATCATCACCAGGCTGCTCGGAATCTGGCTTTTTTCAATACTCGGCTGGAATCTCATCAAAATGGGGATGGACTTTTACAGGTCAGGGGAGGTATCGCTCACGCTGCAGTTGCCCTTCTACCCAGTGGCTTTTGGATTAGGTTTCTGCGCCTTCGTTCAATGCCTCGTCCTCATAGCCCAAATCTTTCAGGTAACAGGAGGCGCCTATGAGTGA
- a CDS encoding TRAP transporter substrate-binding protein has product MKHWKVVSLFFGLSIVGLSLIVSPVSAQTKPIELTYSNFFPAPHKNAVLSVEWGKEIEKRTNGRVKVTVFPGGTLTPAAQCYDGVVKGLSDVGLSVLGYTRGRFTLTEVIDLPLGYRNGLEATKLINLYYKKFKPKEFDDVKVMYLHAHGPGILNTKKPVSTLEELKGMKIACHGLSAKIVAALGAVPVAMPMPDRYDALQKGVAEGGVFPAEALKGWKLAEVVGYTTQNFGSAYTTGFFVVMNKDKWASIPADLQKIIEAVNEEWIIKTGMAWDEIDKIGYELAAAKGIKIIKLSKAEDDRWHKLVQPVLDDYVKAAKAKNLPGDEALKFCQTELKKLQK; this is encoded by the coding sequence ATGAAGCATTGGAAAGTAGTTTCTCTGTTTTTTGGTTTATCAATCGTAGGGCTGTCTTTGATCGTTTCTCCTGTCTCGGCGCAGACAAAACCCATCGAACTGACGTACTCCAACTTTTTCCCAGCCCCTCACAAGAACGCCGTCCTTTCCGTAGAGTGGGGGAAGGAGATCGAAAAAAGAACGAACGGCCGGGTAAAGGTAACGGTTTTCCCGGGAGGAACCCTGACCCCGGCAGCCCAGTGCTACGACGGTGTCGTGAAGGGCCTCTCTGATGTGGGATTGTCCGTTCTCGGATACACGCGCGGCAGATTCACCCTGACCGAGGTTATCGACCTTCCCCTTGGCTACCGAAACGGTCTCGAAGCCACGAAGCTGATCAATCTTTACTACAAGAAGTTCAAGCCGAAGGAATTCGATGATGTAAAAGTGATGTACCTGCACGCCCATGGCCCCGGCATCCTCAACACCAAGAAGCCCGTTTCGACTCTGGAAGAACTCAAAGGCATGAAGATTGCGTGCCATGGTCTGAGCGCTAAAATCGTAGCCGCGCTCGGCGCGGTTCCGGTCGCCATGCCCATGCCGGATAGATACGATGCGCTTCAGAAGGGCGTCGCAGAAGGCGGCGTGTTCCCTGCGGAGGCCCTCAAAGGCTGGAAACTGGCGGAAGTGGTCGGTTATACAACGCAGAATTTCGGTTCTGCTTACACGACCGGTTTTTTCGTTGTCATGAACAAGGATAAATGGGCATCCATCCCGGCTGATCTCCAGAAAATCATTGAAGCCGTAAATGAAGAATGGATCATCAAAACGGGAATGGCTTGGGATGAAATCGACAAGATTGGTTATGAGCTGGCGGCTGCCAAAGGAATCAAGATCATAAAGCTCTCCAAGGCAGAGGACGATCGATGGCACAAACTGGTGCAACCCGTTCTGGATGACTACGTAAAGGCCGCGAAGGCGAAAAACCTCCCCGGCGACGAAGCGCTCAAATTCTGCCAGACTGAACTCAAAAAACTTCAGAAGTAA
- a CDS encoding M48 family metallopeptidase, with translation MDKNLPLPKERLVDYRVRVSERARHVRLQISPQDGLIVVAPRYFDLARIPALIEQKREWIEGHLRRFADMPGGRETMPALILPDVIDLPALGEAWQVRYNPMNTAVVGIVSEAPGELIVYGAVHHQPACREVLINWLRRRTREELCAWLSTLAAEHGFAFGESVVRGQKTRWGSCSAKGTISLSYKLLFLERDWVRCVLLHELCHTVIMNHSADFRRLLNRLEPKSRQIDREMREAARRVPVWVEKG, from the coding sequence ATGGATAAAAATTTGCCGTTGCCAAAGGAGAGGTTAGTTGATTATCGAGTCCGCGTTTCCGAGCGGGCGCGGCACGTTCGTTTGCAGATCTCGCCACAGGACGGCCTTATTGTAGTTGCTCCCCGGTATTTTGATCTGGCCCGGATCCCCGCGCTGATCGAGCAAAAGCGAGAATGGATAGAGGGTCATCTGCGCCGGTTTGCCGATATGCCCGGCGGTCGGGAAACCATGCCCGCCTTAATCCTACCGGATGTCATTGACCTTCCCGCGCTGGGCGAGGCATGGCAGGTGCGCTACAACCCGATGAACACCGCTGTGGTCGGGATTGTCAGCGAGGCGCCGGGGGAGCTGATTGTTTACGGCGCCGTCCATCATCAACCTGCCTGCCGCGAGGTTCTGATCAACTGGCTGCGGCGGCGCACCCGCGAGGAACTCTGCGCCTGGCTTTCCACCCTGGCCGCTGAACACGGATTTGCGTTTGGAGAATCAGTGGTACGGGGGCAGAAAACCCGCTGGGGGAGCTGTTCAGCAAAAGGGACTATATCTTTAAGCTATAAGCTGCTTTTTTTAGAGCGCGACTGGGTGCGCTGTGTACTTTTGCATGAGCTGTGCCACACGGTTATCATGAATCATTCTGCCGATTTCCGGAGGCTTTTGAATCGTCTTGAACCAAAAAGCAGGCAGATTGACAGGGAAATGCGCGAAGCGGCAAGGCGGGTCCCCGTCTGGGTGGAAAAGGGCTGA
- a CDS encoding energy transducer TonB — MAVQEKTLPLYFESEETQGNACGFHLSAIHAAIVASVALHAFFLLFLALQPAADTVAVQTFHISFEEDGSYFLQKESSASRAEGQRETAPPPQKERAKVQNNAITAAPAVATKIATEEIPQTSEKSGTAKSAETILPTPSEIAKGDGLLAAVSDGIEYGRGTTQSVSQNSGASAGAATTGAAGSNPWGISKTGSETGFGSGSGGHASLGTGSGIPLETKFGETNAPTFIRRATPVYPSFARRQGKEGRVVLTLLIDQMGKVQRIDVTEPAGYGLTEAAIEAVKKSTFAPASVNGQKVFSRAVLPIRFKLE; from the coding sequence ATGGCAGTTCAGGAAAAAACATTACCGCTGTATTTTGAAAGCGAAGAGACCCAGGGAAATGCATGCGGATTCCATCTGAGCGCAATCCACGCCGCGATAGTCGCCTCTGTGGCGCTTCATGCCTTCTTTCTGCTTTTTTTGGCGCTCCAACCAGCCGCCGACACGGTTGCCGTACAAACCTTCCATATAAGTTTTGAGGAAGATGGTTCGTATTTTTTACAAAAAGAATCGTCTGCTTCCCGGGCAGAAGGGCAAAGAGAGACCGCTCCCCCGCCGCAAAAGGAACGGGCAAAGGTGCAAAATAATGCAATAACAGCGGCGCCTGCCGTGGCAACAAAGATTGCAACTGAAGAGATCCCCCAGACCAGTGAAAAATCCGGTACGGCAAAATCTGCAGAGACAATCCTGCCGACCCCTTCCGAGATCGCAAAGGGTGATGGATTGCTCGCGGCTGTGTCAGACGGCATTGAATACGGCAGGGGAACAACGCAAAGCGTTTCGCAAAACAGCGGCGCGTCTGCGGGCGCAGCAACCACCGGTGCGGCAGGAAGCAATCCCTGGGGAATCTCCAAAACTGGTTCAGAAACTGGTTTCGGAAGCGGTTCCGGCGGCCATGCCTCGCTTGGAACGGGAAGCGGCATCCCCCTCGAGACGAAATTCGGCGAAACAAACGCCCCGACTTTCATTCGCCGGGCAACTCCGGTTTATCCCTCATTCGCCCGAAGACAGGGGAAAGAAGGGAGGGTCGTTTTGACGCTCCTTATCGATCAGATGGGTAAAGTTCAGAGGATTGACGTGACCGAACCGGCTGGTTACGGGTTGACGGAGGCGGCAATCGAAGCGGTCAAGAAATCGACCTTTGCGCCGGCCTCTGTCAATGGGCAAAAAGTCTTTTCCCGGGCGGTTCTACCGATACGCTTCAAACTGGAATGA
- a CDS encoding metalloregulator ArsR/SmtB family transcription factor: MEKIYELQANICKALSNPNRLEIINKLKEKELSAAELMEKTGLSKSRFSQYMGGLKATGLVLSRREGVTVYYRISNIKIIEACTLMREVLLAEIKGKSDLAANLKNDK; the protein is encoded by the coding sequence ATGGAAAAGATATACGAACTTCAGGCAAATATATGCAAGGCGTTATCAAACCCGAACCGCTTGGAGATCATTAACAAGCTGAAGGAAAAAGAGCTATCTGCCGCGGAGTTGATGGAGAAGACGGGACTCAGCAAGTCCAGATTTTCCCAGTATATGGGGGGGCTCAAGGCCACTGGGCTGGTCCTGAGCCGACGCGAAGGGGTAACCGTTTATTATCGGATTTCCAATATCAAGATTATCGAAGCCTGCACTCTGATGAGGGAAGTGCTGCTGGCCGAGATTAAGGGGAAAAGTGACCTCGCTGCCAATCTGAAGAACGACAAGTGA
- a CDS encoding DUF3373 domain-containing protein has protein sequence MKKFMRVFITAAVLIAFALPIPAMAADQNELQNKIEQLSRELEALKLQVKESVAKTKEIDTVKQQVKKNEEKSLSHWLNVSGDYRFRYDNLRGQVAPYADGMTVFGNAGALIAAMNAGTIAPMAQPALFGAAINGGAVGPLTLPTAMRNAYDVKNDSLYTNRFGLNLKAKATEDVSVTARLLMYKTAGGQDDDALRSGNTAYSFDRAGLFDGTIGHVPSDNKLAVDRVYATWNNIADQPIWFSIGRRPSTGGVPSHLKENKPAPGNSGVPALLVDYAFDGVTLGYAPDIDSLPGAYLKLCYGRGFQNDIENADTGNGLKNTDMIGLNIVPYETDRLRAELQYNKGMNIFDAPQMLSGPYNMLAPATNLGDIDWYGMDFLGMVKKVGIGNLNWFANGAISRTSPNGNTLKFNGLDTGYGLLYSGLPENKTGWAVYAGIRYDIPTTGTKIGLEYNHGSEDWITFTPAADDMWTSKLGVRGSVYEVYVIQELKLKPISSWLSKTFFRIGYQYYNFDYTGSNSWLGAPIKIGDLNNMTPQLTAPLKNAQDLYLTFEVHF, from the coding sequence ATGAAAAAGTTCATGAGAGTATTTATCACCGCCGCAGTATTGATTGCCTTCGCTCTTCCCATCCCCGCAATGGCGGCCGATCAGAATGAGCTGCAAAATAAGATCGAGCAGCTTTCACGGGAACTGGAAGCGCTGAAATTGCAGGTCAAAGAAAGCGTCGCGAAAACAAAAGAAATAGATACCGTCAAACAGCAGGTCAAGAAGAACGAAGAAAAATCGTTAAGTCACTGGTTGAACGTCAGCGGCGATTACCGCTTCCGCTACGACAATCTCCGTGGGCAGGTGGCGCCCTATGCCGACGGCATGACCGTATTCGGCAATGCCGGGGCGCTGATCGCCGCGATGAACGCGGGTACGATCGCGCCTATGGCCCAGCCGGCGCTGTTCGGCGCGGCAATCAACGGCGGGGCAGTTGGCCCTCTTACTCTGCCGACGGCGATGCGGAATGCCTATGACGTCAAGAATGACTCCCTCTATACAAATCGTTTCGGTCTCAACCTGAAGGCTAAGGCAACGGAGGATGTCTCCGTCACCGCCCGTCTGCTCATGTATAAAACGGCGGGGGGGCAGGATGACGATGCGCTCCGTTCCGGGAACACTGCCTATTCGTTTGATCGGGCCGGCCTTTTTGACGGCACTATCGGCCATGTCCCCAGTGACAACAAGCTTGCCGTGGATCGTGTCTATGCCACCTGGAACAACATCGCCGATCAGCCCATTTGGTTTTCCATTGGCAGACGTCCCTCTACCGGCGGAGTTCCCAGCCACCTGAAGGAAAACAAGCCGGCGCCGGGCAATTCAGGTGTTCCGGCATTGCTTGTGGACTATGCCTTTGACGGCGTAACCCTTGGATATGCCCCTGATATCGATTCGCTTCCCGGCGCCTACCTGAAATTATGCTATGGTCGAGGATTCCAGAACGATATCGAAAATGCGGATACCGGCAACGGCCTGAAAAATACCGACATGATTGGACTTAATATCGTTCCCTACGAAACCGATCGTCTCCGCGCGGAATTGCAGTATAATAAGGGGATGAATATCTTCGATGCCCCGCAGATGTTGTCCGGTCCCTACAACATGCTGGCGCCCGCCACCAATCTGGGCGACATTGACTGGTACGGAATGGACTTCCTCGGGATGGTTAAAAAAGTGGGAATCGGCAATCTGAACTGGTTTGCCAACGGCGCCATCAGCCGGACAAGTCCCAATGGCAATACCCTTAAGTTCAACGGTCTGGATACCGGTTACGGGCTCCTCTACAGCGGCTTGCCGGAAAACAAAACCGGCTGGGCTGTCTATGCGGGCATCAGATATGACATTCCCACCACCGGCACCAAGATCGGCCTTGAGTATAACCACGGCTCCGAGGACTGGATCACCTTTACCCCGGCCGCCGACGACATGTGGACAAGCAAGCTGGGAGTCCGCGGCAGCGTGTACGAAGTCTATGTCATCCAGGAGTTGAAACTGAAGCCTATTTCTTCGTGGCTGAGCAAGACGTTCTTCCGCATTGGCTATCAGTACTATAATTTCGATTACACCGGAAGCAACAGTTGGCTTGGCGCGCCGATAAAGATAGGCGATCTGAACAACATGACGCCGCAACTGACCGCTCCGCTGAAGAATGCCCAGGATCTCTACTTAACGTTTGAAGTTCATTTTTAG
- a CDS encoding ABC transporter substrate-binding protein produces MKYCFRISAFITIAALIMLAGIPAQGASGQRELRIADGTGDWGYPNPFGHYPRGPGYIRMSWVFDTLVWKDQKGYIPALADSWKYDPAAMTFTFHLNPRAKWHDGKQVTAEDVVFTIGYYRKHPYRFIKTTGIGAVSAKGARTVLIKLAKPYAPFLSDIGGTMPILPKHVWESVADPEKYLDPKAFIGSGPYQFRDFDKTGGSYLYEAFPDYYQGPPQVERLIYVRSGKPLISLTTGEADLANIQPEMGESLVKKGVKVISDERGWVKKLLINHHKKPLSDKRFRQALAYLIDQKEIVEQGHRGFATLASYGLLSIDHDMYNPGTPTYLYDLQKASRLIEALGFKRGKDGFFQKDGKKLKLALLSSNIAAGGESVADRDGEIIKRQLEKGGIAVELVNMEQATTDGRIKKWDFELAISGHGGISGDPVILNEMISSVYGGGSVTSARYDDNAALNKLLEKSLVEMDQVKRKEIVYQIQKIYAQELPAIPLYYPQTKAAYNPRKGVDWFYTKGGIAKGIPLPQNKLSLIKR; encoded by the coding sequence ATGAAATATTGTTTCAGGATATCAGCTTTTATTACAATAGCCGCGTTGATAATGCTTGCCGGCATTCCGGCGCAGGGGGCATCCGGACAGAGGGAGTTGCGGATTGCCGACGGCACGGGAGACTGGGGGTATCCCAATCCGTTTGGACACTATCCGCGCGGCCCGGGATATATCCGAATGAGCTGGGTCTTCGATACGCTCGTCTGGAAGGACCAAAAGGGATACATCCCGGCCCTGGCTGATTCCTGGAAATACGATCCGGCCGCCATGACATTTACTTTTCACCTAAATCCCCGGGCGAAATGGCACGACGGCAAGCAGGTGACGGCGGAGGATGTTGTCTTTACGATCGGATATTACCGGAAGCACCCCTACCGCTTTATCAAAACGACGGGGATCGGCGCTGTTTCGGCAAAGGGCGCTCGCACCGTTCTGATAAAATTAGCGAAGCCCTATGCCCCGTTTTTGTCCGATATCGGCGGAACCATGCCGATACTGCCGAAACATGTCTGGGAGTCGGTGGCCGATCCGGAGAAATACCTCGACCCCAAGGCGTTCATTGGCAGCGGGCCCTACCAGTTTCGCGATTTTGACAAGACTGGGGGGAGCTATCTCTACGAAGCATTCCCAGACTATTATCAAGGACCTCCACAGGTGGAGAGGCTGATTTACGTTCGCTCCGGCAAACCGCTGATTTCGCTGACAACCGGGGAAGCGGATCTCGCCAATATCCAGCCGGAGATGGGTGAGTCTCTGGTTAAAAAAGGGGTGAAGGTTATCAGCGACGAGCGCGGCTGGGTAAAAAAACTCCTGATCAACCACCACAAAAAGCCTTTGAGCGATAAGCGGTTCCGTCAGGCGCTGGCGTATCTGATCGACCAGAAGGAAATCGTTGAACAGGGACACCGGGGATTTGCCACCCTGGCTTCTTACGGGCTGCTTTCGATCGATCACGATATGTACAACCCCGGCACGCCGACGTATCTGTACGATTTGCAAAAGGCGTCCCGGCTGATTGAAGCCCTTGGTTTCAAAAGGGGCAAGGATGGCTTTTTTCAGAAAGACGGGAAAAAGCTGAAGCTTGCCCTGCTTTCCTCGAATATCGCCGCGGGGGGAGAAAGCGTTGCCGACCGGGATGGCGAGATCATTAAACGGCAGCTTGAAAAAGGGGGAATTGCCGTCGAACTGGTGAATATGGAGCAGGCGACGACGGACGGCCGCATCAAAAAATGGGATTTTGAGCTGGCCATTTCCGGGCATGGCGGGATTTCCGGCGATCCGGTGATATTGAACGAGATGATCTCCTCCGTCTATGGAGGCGGTTCCGTCACGAGCGCCCGTTACGATGACAATGCCGCCTTGAACAAACTTCTGGAAAAATCACTGGTCGAGATGGACCAAGTCAAAAGGAAGGAAATAGTATATCAGATTCAGAAGATATATGCGCAGGAGCTGCCGGCGATCCCCCTTTACTACCCACAGACAAAAGCGGCTTACAACCCTCGCAAAGGCGTGGACTGGTTTTACACGAAAGGCGGCATTGCCAAGGGGATTCCGCTTCCGCAAAACAAGTTGTCGTTGATCAAACGTTAG
- a CDS encoding ABC transporter permease: MLIKNNSHKLLSGRFRGRAVAYLLAVLLLVLMSYYLPRLLPGDFVTAMYSGSPVTLTGEQEAELRAHYAAGDSLGHYLVNLFFLDWGFSFAFLTPVSSLILAALPWTLFLVGGAHLLSTLLGFIAGVEAAWRRGAVEKGLVAVMTFLEGIPEMGTGVLLLLLFSLYLGWFPAAGGETAYAGYSLPRWCLDVLHHTALPFITLVGAYLPGSFLLARGGMVVVLHSPFIKTARAKGLPPLRVRYGHAARNALLPVVTRFGLRFAFMLTGALVVESIYSYPGLGTLLFKAISLRDLPTIRAIVLFSSLLVLVINMALEVLYERLDPRVQHEL; the protein is encoded by the coding sequence ATGTTAATAAAAAACAATTCCCACAAGTTATTATCGGGGAGGTTCCGGGGCCGGGCAGTGGCGTATCTGCTCGCCGTTTTACTTCTGGTATTGATGAGTTACTATCTTCCCCGACTTCTGCCCGGAGACTTTGTGACGGCGATGTACTCCGGCTCGCCGGTTACTCTGACCGGAGAACAGGAAGCGGAACTGAGGGCGCATTATGCAGCCGGCGACTCTCTGGGACACTATCTTGTCAACCTGTTTTTTCTCGACTGGGGTTTTTCATTTGCATTCTTGACGCCCGTTTCCAGCCTGATCCTGGCCGCGCTTCCCTGGACGTTGTTTCTGGTCGGCGGGGCCCACCTCCTTTCGACGCTACTCGGATTTATTGCCGGCGTGGAGGCGGCCTGGCGACGGGGCGCCGTGGAAAAGGGTTTGGTGGCGGTCATGACTTTTCTGGAGGGAATACCGGAAATGGGAACAGGGGTGCTTCTTCTGCTGCTGTTTTCCCTCTATCTGGGGTGGTTCCCGGCGGCGGGCGGGGAAACCGCATACGCCGGGTATAGCCTGCCGCGCTGGTGCCTCGATGTTCTCCACCATACGGCGCTCCCTTTTATTACGCTCGTCGGGGCCTATCTGCCGGGCAGTTTTTTGCTGGCGCGGGGCGGCATGGTTGTCGTGCTGCATTCCCCGTTTATAAAAACAGCACGAGCCAAGGGGCTTCCACCGCTCCGGGTGCGGTATGGCCACGCGGCCCGCAATGCGCTGCTACCGGTTGTGACGCGCTTCGGACTGCGGTTTGCGTTCATGCTTACCGGGGCGCTTGTCGTCGAGTCCATATATTCCTATCCCGGTTTGGGGACGCTCCTGTTCAAAGCGATCTCGTTGCGCGACCTGCCGACGATCAGGGCGATCGTTTTGTTTTCTTCACTGCTGGTTCTTGTGATCAACATGGCGCTGGAGGTGCTGTACGAAAGGCTTGATCCGCGGGTGCAACATGAATTGTAG